The following are from one region of the Actinoplanes sp. L3-i22 genome:
- a CDS encoding ExeM/NucH family extracellular endonuclease — MTLSLIVLGLQAPAAANPAGTAVVISEVYVNGGSAGASFANKFVEFYNPASSAVTLAGTTLQYRAATSTVTPSGAQVFALSGTVAAHGHFLVQLPGNGAANPGAALPTPDLSTGTSVNPGAAGGTLYLAASTSGVLPTDAAVLDKVGWGTSNSPEGTAPTGNSIVLSYQRAANGADTDDNAADFTVAAPAPQNSADGGTSAPLALTNPGPQNATTGSAITPVTLVAAGGSPPYVWKALDLPLGLEISDAGVISGTPTTAGSSSVTATVTDSAGATASTTFTFVVAEPAPVLPIAEIQGINTDISPYVGKTVAADGVVTAVYPTGGFNGFFVETGGADTTPGASDGVFVFGSQSAAQVSVGDSVRVTGKVAEFQGETEITAPSVTELATALEPVQPRSLPWSDLTTDAQKEAHEGELVTPQGAFTVSDNYDTNWYGSFTLAAGDEPLRQPTDAGRPGSPQAQAVVAGNAARMITLDDGASVNYSSAANTGTPLPWLTPDNPVTIGAKVAFHQPVVLDYRFALWNFQPTARVTDAGRAVATFSDLRTGNQQPAAVGGGARLATFNVENYFPMTGERYVAAGLGTCTYYNDRAGTPIGVNTCTGSGPRGAATAAGFARQQAKIVTGINRLDASVVSLEEIENSVKFGEPRDTALAGLVDALNAAAGSEIWAYVPSPVADQLPPVSQQDVIRTAFIYKKAQVATVGTAVVLTGLSDPGEPFSIARQPLAQGFKKAGASDTDVFLVVANHWKSKGAGTPLYPGDVEDTSSPAVNQGAYNETRVHEAEAVVTFAAQRADALRTDRIFLLGDFNAYTHEDPMEKLYAAGYADLGSVLDPAEQTYSFNGLEGSLDHILASPAAKALVTGADVWQINAQEAIAYAYSRYNYNATLLFDATDPFAASDHDPVLAGLNLPSTPAFDPKTIYHTGDVVSYAGATWRALWWTAIIAPGAPYGAWEEIAVTSDGTALWTPSRIFVAGDIVVYQGKKYVAQWWTRNQPPGQPYGPWKLAA, encoded by the coding sequence TTGACGTTGTCGTTGATCGTGCTGGGGCTGCAGGCGCCCGCGGCCGCCAACCCGGCCGGTACGGCCGTCGTGATCAGTGAGGTCTACGTCAACGGCGGCTCGGCCGGGGCGAGCTTCGCCAACAAGTTCGTCGAGTTCTACAACCCGGCGTCGAGCGCGGTCACCCTGGCCGGGACCACGCTGCAGTACCGGGCCGCGACCAGCACGGTCACCCCGAGCGGGGCGCAGGTGTTCGCGCTGTCCGGCACGGTCGCGGCGCACGGGCACTTCCTCGTGCAGCTGCCCGGCAACGGTGCGGCGAATCCGGGCGCGGCGCTGCCCACGCCGGATCTGAGCACCGGGACCAGCGTCAACCCGGGCGCGGCCGGCGGCACGCTCTACCTCGCCGCGAGCACGTCCGGGGTGCTGCCGACCGATGCCGCGGTGCTCGACAAGGTGGGCTGGGGGACCAGCAACTCGCCGGAGGGGACCGCGCCGACCGGCAACTCGATCGTGCTGAGCTACCAGCGGGCCGCGAACGGCGCGGACACCGACGACAACGCCGCCGACTTCACGGTGGCCGCGCCGGCGCCGCAGAACTCGGCGGACGGCGGGACGAGCGCGCCGCTCGCGTTGACGAATCCGGGCCCGCAGAACGCCACGACCGGGTCGGCGATCACGCCGGTGACGCTGGTCGCGGCGGGCGGCTCCCCGCCGTACGTATGGAAGGCTCTTGATCTGCCCTTGGGTCTGGAAATCTCGGACGCGGGCGTGATCTCGGGGACGCCGACGACCGCCGGCAGCTCGTCGGTGACCGCGACCGTGACCGATTCTGCCGGTGCGACCGCCTCGACGACATTCACCTTCGTCGTTGCCGAGCCCGCTCCCGTGCTGCCGATCGCGGAAATTCAAGGGATCAACACCGACATTTCGCCGTACGTGGGTAAGACCGTCGCCGCCGACGGAGTCGTCACGGCCGTCTATCCGACCGGCGGCTTCAACGGGTTCTTCGTCGAGACCGGCGGTGCCGACACCACGCCGGGCGCCTCGGACGGCGTGTTCGTCTTCGGCTCGCAGTCCGCGGCGCAGGTCAGCGTGGGTGACTCGGTGCGGGTCACCGGCAAGGTCGCCGAGTTCCAGGGCGAGACCGAGATCACCGCCCCGTCGGTGACCGAGCTCGCCACCGCCCTGGAGCCGGTCCAGCCCCGGAGCCTGCCCTGGTCGGACCTGACGACCGACGCGCAGAAGGAAGCCCACGAGGGCGAGCTGGTCACGCCGCAGGGCGCGTTCACCGTGTCCGATAATTACGACACCAACTGGTACGGCTCGTTCACCCTGGCCGCCGGCGACGAACCGCTCCGCCAGCCGACCGACGCCGGCCGGCCGGGCAGCCCGCAGGCGCAGGCCGTGGTCGCCGGCAACGCCGCCCGCATGATCACCCTCGACGACGGCGCGAGCGTCAACTACAGCTCGGCCGCGAACACCGGCACCCCGCTGCCGTGGCTGACCCCGGACAACCCGGTCACGATCGGCGCGAAGGTCGCCTTCCACCAGCCGGTCGTGCTCGACTACCGCTTCGCGCTGTGGAACTTCCAGCCGACCGCGCGGGTCACCGACGCCGGCCGGGCCGTCGCGACCTTCAGCGACCTGCGCACCGGCAACCAGCAGCCGGCCGCGGTCGGCGGCGGCGCCCGTCTGGCCACGTTCAACGTGGAGAACTACTTCCCGATGACCGGCGAGCGGTACGTCGCCGCCGGGCTGGGCACCTGCACCTACTACAACGACCGGGCCGGCACCCCGATCGGCGTCAACACCTGCACCGGCAGCGGCCCGCGCGGCGCGGCGACCGCGGCCGGCTTCGCCCGCCAGCAGGCCAAGATCGTGACCGGGATCAACCGGCTCGACGCGAGCGTCGTCTCGCTCGAGGAGATCGAGAACTCGGTCAAGTTCGGCGAGCCGCGCGACACCGCGCTGGCCGGGCTGGTCGACGCGCTGAACGCGGCCGCCGGGTCGGAGATCTGGGCGTACGTGCCGTCGCCGGTCGCCGACCAGCTGCCGCCGGTGAGCCAGCAGGACGTCATCCGGACCGCGTTCATCTACAAGAAGGCGCAGGTCGCGACGGTCGGCACGGCGGTCGTGCTGACCGGGCTGTCCGACCCGGGCGAGCCGTTCTCGATCGCCCGGCAGCCGCTCGCGCAGGGCTTCAAGAAGGCCGGCGCGAGCGACACCGACGTGTTCCTGGTCGTCGCGAACCACTGGAAGTCCAAGGGCGCGGGCACGCCGCTCTACCCGGGGGACGTGGAGGACACCTCGTCGCCGGCGGTGAACCAGGGCGCGTACAACGAGACCCGGGTGCACGAGGCCGAGGCGGTGGTGACGTTCGCGGCGCAGCGGGCCGACGCGCTGCGGACCGACCGGATCTTCCTGCTCGGGGACTTCAACGCGTACACCCACGAGGACCCGATGGAGAAGCTGTACGCGGCCGGGTACGCCGACCTCGGCAGCGTGCTCGACCCGGCCGAGCAGACCTACTCGTTCAACGGCCTGGAAGGCTCGCTCGACCACATCCTCGCCAGCCCGGCGGCGAAAGCCCTGGTCACCGGCGCGGACGTGTGGCAGATCAACGCGCAGGAGGCGATCGCGTACGCCTACAGCCGGTACAACTACAACGCGACCCTGCTGTTCGACGCGACCGACCCGTTCGCCGCGTCCGACCACGACCCGGTCCTGGCCGGACTGAACCTGCCGTCGACGCCGGCCTTCGACCCGAAGACGATCTACCACACCGGCGACGTGGTCAGCTACGCCGGCGCGACCTGGCGGGCGCTGTGGTGGACGGCGATCATCGCGCCGGGCGCCCCCTACGGCGCCTGGGAGGAGATCGCGGTGACCTCGGACGGGACCGCGCTGTGGACCCCGTCGCGGATCTTCGTGGCCGGTGACATCGTGGTCTACCAGGGCAAGAAGTACGTCGCCCAGTGGTGGACCCGCAACCAGCCGCCGGGTCAGCCCTACGGCC
- a CDS encoding cytochrome b/b6 domain-containing protein: protein MTIPPPEAPLRRFTVAERWIHRGTAALLGTAMITAAFLYLPMLSELAGRRDLLVTVHEWTGVLGLIPALAGLASRAFRADLGRLNRFVPHDRGWLRATLRRRPHPSGKFNAGQKLFAALATGAVLVMTGTGLILWFPGLTPLVTRTGATFVHDWGALLLGTAVAGHIWIASNDPEARLGLRTGFVSRSWARRHHPLWEADKR from the coding sequence ATGACCATCCCACCTCCTGAGGCCCCGCTGCGGCGTTTCACGGTCGCCGAGCGCTGGATCCACCGCGGCACCGCCGCCCTGCTGGGCACCGCCATGATCACCGCCGCCTTCCTGTACCTGCCGATGCTCAGCGAACTGGCCGGCCGGCGGGACCTGCTGGTCACGGTGCACGAGTGGACCGGCGTCCTCGGGCTGATCCCGGCGCTCGCCGGCCTGGCGTCCCGGGCCTTCCGGGCCGACCTCGGCCGGCTGAACCGGTTCGTCCCGCACGACCGCGGCTGGCTGCGGGCCACCCTGCGCCGGCGCCCGCACCCGAGCGGGAAGTTCAACGCCGGCCAGAAGCTGTTCGCGGCCCTCGCCACCGGCGCCGTCCTGGTGATGACCGGGACCGGGCTGATCCTGTGGTTCCCGGGCCTGACGCCGCTGGTCACGCGGACCGGGGCGACCTTCGTCCACGACTGGGGCGCGCTGCTGCTGGGCACCGCGGTCGCCGGGCACATCTGGATCGCCTCGAACGATCCGGAGGCCCGCCTCGGCCTGCGCACCGGATTCGTGTCGCGCTCGTGGGCCCGCCGCCACCACCCGCTGTGGGAGGCCGACAAGCGATGA